A stretch of DNA from Plasmodium vinckei vinckei genome assembly, chromosome: PVVCY_07:
CACAAAAGGGCTTTTTAATTCATCGCTTTATGGACTGTGAAATTGTCAAAGTATTATATAGTAGCTAgtattacaattttatatttttttatgttatttgGTTACTTGATGAGCATATGAAAAATggataattaaaaaaacatgctttaaaacatttttaattcacataaaaaatgaaataaacaTGAATTGAAATAATCAAATTGAGCAACTAAAaatctaaaaaataaatattaaaaaaatacaaaaaaatatatattgaaaaaacataaactaaacacattaaaaaaacttcAAATGGTAATATGAAATACTccaataatttataaaggGGATAACATCGATAATAAGGTCATAATGTCCCTTAAATTTAATGTGTTTTGTTCATATTGGATGCGAAACAATCACACATATAGAAAgaacacaaaaaaaaaaacaatatatttgtatggttatgtataaaattataaaaaaaaaaaaaaattatgactTTTAGCTAGCTCTGAAAggtgtgaaaaaaattttgataatttagCTAGAATCTTTAATCTCATTGGGGGGTGTAGAATTtgaatttttcaaaaaatttataacaCATTCATATGCTTCTTCAATCGAATCTGTAATAAATAGACTATCTACATCGTCTTTAGATACTAATCCATATTCAACTAGCatatcaaaatttaaaatagatGTCCAAAAATGTTTTCCAAATAATATGATTGGTACATGTCTTTTAAATCTTTTACATTGTTTTAATGTAAGAATTTCCATTAGTTCATCTAAAGTTCCGAATCCTCCTGgcattataataaatgctAGAGATAAATAAACTAGCCAAAACTTtcttgtaaaaaaataatggaatttaaaagataatTTATCATCAACATATGGATTTGCTCCTTTTTCAAATGGCAATGAAATTGAAAATCCTAATGACTTTCCATTAGCTTCTTTACTGCCCTTATTTGCTGCTTCCATAAATCCAGGTCCTCCTCCTGTACATACAGCTACATGAATCTTATTTGATTCCTTTATTTCTCCATTTTCTTCtgtttcaaaatttttatttttgaaaatgtgATGATTTTTTGGTAATTGCGATGACATATTTCTCACTACTTCTTGTCCTTCTTGtgtttcaaaaaataaagttaaCTTTTTAGAAAGTTCAGATACTTgtgaataatattttatcgaccattttaatttttgtaatCTATCTAAATCCTTTTTTACTTGTtcatattgttttatttctgTGTCAGATAATGGAATATtgtctttttctttttcattaaattcttttaactgattttcatattttattttattcgaTTCATATGTTTCATAACTTACAGCTCTAGAGGAACCGAATATTACAagagtaaaaaaaatacctTCATTTCGTAGGCAATCTTGAACAGTAGAAAATTCAGAGAGTATACGTGCAAGTCTTCCTTCTTTATCACATTGAAAGTTCTCTTTTAgtatatcatttataatttggCCATCAGGGCTtaatatgttattattactttcatttattactttcatttttttttttgatatgaATTGCTATGCTTTATACGTctgtgtatataatatgtatgtatgttggatcacaaaaaaaaaaatacttttgGGGAAATCCTTTATTAacaatgtatatataaataaaagtaacAAAGTTTTATCtaaatgatatttttaatgatttatcttaaattttgtataatttgatataacaaaaattattatgttttgttttcaaataaatatatatttatatgttataaacaaatgtgtatatattaaagtTGTTTATTCTCTTTATCGTTATCAAAAAACGtgaacatatatataaataatatttataatcaaatattttaaactGGGGATGagttgtaaaaaatgtatctttcataaatattatgtattatatacgaaaatatatttaataatatgtttcAAGAATAGtggataaaaataataaaatataacctttactgtaaaaaatatgagatataagtgtatttttttaacattaatttgagtattttttattatttgtattttattattcttatATCGCTACaaacatttaatttttcaaatattatatttcacATGATTTAGCTCCTCATGAaagcaaatatataagcataggtatatatattcagcaatatttaattatacgcatataaatttttccttttaactatgatataaaaatagcatattatgtataaaataaatatcatgTACTTTTTCTAATTTGGGCTTGATtactttaaaatttataattaaaaaaaatatatataataacatatattatgtgcATATGCATGTATTAGTGGcaaatattcaaatttttaataaaattattgataaataaaatattattaaaacattgaaattataaacataaGAAATGGAACCAATTATAATAGTATAGAATATccatataaatgaataaatgATTGAATATCGTATGTAATGTTTATATGTATGCGTGTGCAGGTAATGTCAGGGGGACATTTAAATGATACCCACCAATTGGTGAGTATTAATTTACAAGCACAAtaatattccttttttctGTTAAAACATTCTAAAACGTGAAAAAAGGTATTTTGAGGagttatttgtatttttgtttaaaaagGCAGGGATTACTgcgtatatatataatgttcTCTGCAAGGGTAAATGTGAagtatttaatattttcaatattttttttgtactTTATTAATCAAGTATGTTTTCCTGAACgttcagaaaaaaataataaaaccaagacatttttttttttaatagctagaaaagtaataaaaaaaaatgacagCAAATTAGGaagaagaaatattataaaattatttttggaAAAACCGGATTTTACACACATTGGAAAAATAGGaaataataagaaaaaaatttataataagtTTTTGTTGAAAAGTCGAAAATGTAATGGATATAGAAATACAAGAGATGGAAAAGAAGAAACTGTTCGAAAAGTGAAAAGAATTTTAAAagtaacaaaattattaattcaaTTAAATAGCTTTAAATTAACACCAAATTTAAGAATGGAattgttaataaatatgccaAGACCACATATACGTATGCATATGGTAAAAAATACTTTAATGGAATTGTctgtaaaaaatacacaGTTTGAAGCAATAACACCACATTTAACAGGAagtaatacatatttttttataatgaatgaagattatatatctttttctCTTTATTGTAACAAACTGTTTTCctcaatatataaagaatataaaacaaataattttataaaaatggcaatatatgaaaatacaattttaaataaaaaagaaacagAAGATTTGATAAACTTGAAATCATATAATGTCTATTTTGGTCATCttgcaaataaaattaatcaAATAATTGCAACTATACCTACATCAATTATGCACATTCCATCGTCCATAGCTCGTGgaatttatttacataacaaaaaaaaagaaaatatgtgaaatttttataattgaaTAATTAAATCAAAGGGTTTatcactattattattcccAGTAATAGGGAAAACCCTACTTATACAacattacatttttatgctTCATAGaataattctttatttatccttttttatcgatttttattaattttgttttattttattttttatttataatttttttgtaacataataaatagttGATACGGAAAATTCGCATATGTGCTTACATATTGcacacatatatgcatatgtttttttttgtttttttttttgcacatgcattttttataaaaaaaataaattaacaatcatataaatatataggtGAACTCGCCAAATATTAacgtaaaaataaagtatataataaaaacttGTTCTACATTTTACAATTATATCCTTTTGTATAAATGTATGTATGCTGTATCCTTTCCCAAATTTTCATTGCACAAACCGACcttattatcattaaataCGTACCAcctaaataaaaaaaatatatatgaataaataagtaGGAGCtagagagaaaaaaaaaaaggtttTGTGGTGGAATAAAATGGTAAACTTACTTTGAATTATCCTTGATATAGCATATGTAGTGACCTGAGTTTGCATTATTTCCTATGTGTACAATTGATGCTACCAATTCGTAGTTTGCTAtatagagaaaaaaataataaatatgaatatatgtgtgtgtatgtatgtatatgtgTGGAATGAAGTTTTTATTAATGATATGGTGCTTACCCAAACCATCATCACATTTGTTGCTGTTTATAATCGCATTGCATTTATTCTCTGTGAGTATATccatatttgaaaaaatataatcaatTGATTTTTGTagatcatttttatttattaaaagagAAGCCATAGCTACTTCTTTACTTATTCCCATTGAAATAATAGaatctaaattattttgattaacttcggtatttttattacttgaTTGTGTAGTATCTAATTCGACGGAACCTTcaccatatatataagatatacaattatttacattttttatttttacttttttaattgattcaattattttatctttttcaaAACCTAAATCTAATAAAGAATCAACAacatctttatatttttcaagaATATTTTGTTCACTATTTTCATTGTTACATGTGGTATTAGTATTTGTAtctacattattatttttctcagCTCTCATAAAttctaaatttattttatcatgaGCTTCAATAGgtatgttaatttttttagcaCACCAATTTTCATCAGCATAAAATCGTTTAAGATGGATAAAAAGATATGGTGAAAAAGATTTAAACTTCATATCTTTTTGGGCAtgtacttttttattttctatttctgagtaataatcatttatgttatctttttttatataattttttaagcaATCCATTAaagaaattttaatattttctgtTCCTGTAGTTTTATCAGGTTCATTTTGTTCTGtttccaatttttttaacactGAACTATCAACTGGTATATCTAAAgacaatataatattttgaaaagaGCTTACACTTTTATTTCCTATTTCACTTTGTATTGTTTGTTCGATTTCAAAAgtgaaataattaaaaatagacTTATCTATATTTGAAATAGTATCTGCAtcaaaaggaaaataagggtttgaatttttttcagcATTATCTATTTCTGCatgttttcttttatttgtttctgTAATTATGTTTGTGGTACAATTTGATAATCTAtcgaatattttattttcattatctatcaattcatttattatgtaagatagatattcatatatatcttGTTGACTGTTATTACAAAAAGGGTTGTTTCCCTTTTTGTTGACACAGTTTCTAAACATACTTGGATCAATACTAACCGAATTTTCTTCATCAATATCACTGtcataattaattttaatatttttattttgacaTTCTTGTTTAAATTgtttaacatatttttttttatttttaatataatctTCTTGATAAGCCATATAACAAAGTTTAGAgtattgtaaaaataagtcATCatgtgttttattatttctatctAAGGTTGATAAAAAGTtatctaaattatttatatattttaaacttATACTTTTTATGGATAGTAAAACTTGTAATGCACAATTCATATAACATGTATTGCCTAAGTTTCTAAGTCCAATTTTTCCTTGTTCACAAATAGGTTCTATTCCTTTATCCAATAttgatgaaaaattaatatttttattttcttgtatttctttttctaaaGTAGTAATTTCAGTTTTTTCtaaattcattatatttatacctagattatttaaatgagTAGCAATATATGGATCTATTACactatcattttcatcatcaGCATATGAAAAAACATCAGCATTTCCGTCTTTAGTTATAGTTCCTATTTTAACAACTAAaggatatttttttccggtttcataaaaatgttttaaagcAGCACCTTCTTCATTGTTTAAACATCCACCTCcatagttatatatttttcttccaCATCCAATATAGCCATCAGATAAATTTAGCCatagatttttttttgatttacaTACTGCACattcaatattttcatttttaatttttatattaggtaattgtattaaattttttgaatatttactttcttttatttcatcaacccatttatttatattatctttttttatttcatttttatggtttattatattattacatatgcTTATTACATTTTGATCTAATTcacttaattttatatatatatttgtttttatatcataaaCAGAATAATCATATTCATATTCATAAACTTTATTATCAATAAACCCACCTTCTGCATTAATGCTtaagttttttatttctttttcttcaacattttctaacactttttttttctttcttatatttaaataaaatctATGTTCATCTATTGTCGCTGAGTTATTTGTCCGAGTACCATTCactttcaaattttttaaactaaAACTTTCGAAGGATATCAAATCAATAAAAACACCGTCTTCAAATATGTCCTTATGGCCCCTATAAAttggtaaataaaaatatgtatggATTATATTTGGTCATATGCATGGATTGTGTTTGGTTATATGCATGACTGTGTTTGATCATATGCATGAATGTACATATTACAACAGGTCATAAACAAagtaaatgataaattacACACATTGTCATAGCAATTCATAtgtttccatttttttttattaaaaattattacgTTATACTACATTCTCCTAAATAAATTACATCATCTATGGTTGGCTCTTTTATAGTACTAGAAATTAGAGATATGATATTTTTAGTATCAGCCATattgattttattttttctatttttggtgttataataaaaaagtcaaattttgtttattatattttataaggtatcacaaatatatatataactttttttaaaatattattatttttatctttttattatgttattcttttgttaatttattttaattctttGTAATTACGTTGCTGCACATAGCACGCTTTATTTTTGCGTAACGAAGTGTTCttgtatttttactttttatttcactttcttttttttatagcaatacagttttttaaaaaaatattatatataattaataaatgaatttttcatatattgttataaataaaataaaaaattcaagCACTATTGTATTAAAGcctaaataataaactaaGTTCTCTATATGCACACGtataaagtaaaaaatataaaaaaaatcattttttttaaaacaaaaaagagCAAAaacttaatatataaaaatatatgtttaaaaaaggaaCACCCTATTATGGTTAATGCATAACTATGTCCTAATTTTCAATGGCATTTTTCTCTtcctaaaaaaataagtacatatataatatgttggttatcattatatatacatagatatacttatttaatgtttttttgttgataatttattacaatGCTAATGATTTCGTATGCCTCCTTTTTTGTTCCTTTTGTTATGTAACTTTCTCTGTCTACGATTTTAACGATGTACATATTTTCACAGTATTCCAATAGCTCTTtcctttatttaaaaaaaaaaaaaaagtgaaatattttatgtatgtatttatatgtaaattgGTTGTTTATGTATaagttttaaatatttaccTAAAggttgtaataataaattgtgTTCCCTTATTAGCTAGCTCTCTTAGCCTATTacgaagaaaataaaatattatgtacatatgtatattcatTACTATGATGAGGTGtaatgttaatatttttatatttacagtATTGAGAGGTTGTCTCTATGAACTGTATCAAGGGCAGCATCGATTTCAtcgaaaaagaaaaaagaaaagttaTCAATTTTGTTTAAACATAAGAATAGGCAAATGGCTACAATACTCCTTTCTCCTCCTAAaagaataattaaaatgtatAGCATGTTTACAATTATAATCACAAATAAATTGGGGTGGACAACATGTTTgcttttcattttgataAAGCATTTTATGTATTCATAGGTTGATCTTTCAGTTTAATTACCTGATAATTCTTGAATTgtataattcattttctcGTCTTCATTTGAGGTTATATTTATGGATATTCCCGTTATTTTATCGATATAAGCtgtcaaataaaaatgaagttGTTTTTATGTTAGCTAATTCAACAAATGGATGTGGAATAATTTCACTTTCCATGGTTGCATACCTTCATCgtctacatattttttccttattcttttcttttGATTCATTTCGTTTATCCTTTCTTTATATTCCTTTTCACTCATCCGTTTTAGCATCTATTAAAAGTgtacatgtatatatattacaaaaaatgtataattgaaaatatgaattaacatatcatttgtttattcattaatttCTAACCAAATTAgcttttctatttttaaacagtagtgaaaaatattcggaaaagtatttatttatttttatgtatgtaGCTTCAAGGGcttcatcttttttttttccaatatgctgcgaaaaaaaacaaattaatatagCATAGGGCAACATAGTctaatatatagaaaaaataaatagatTATTGTCATGTGTGTATGTAAACAATggtaataatttatataattacttGTATCATatctttaatatttttataagacgtatttatttcttcgcttcttttttttaattcattaaaGTCGcctattattaaaaaaaatattgagtaaagaaatatatacaacaaaaattgtatacatatatgtgtgtataataatgtttttgATATGTTTGATGTCGGTATTTAATGCAAACGTActcattaatatattcaatCTATCTCCTGCTTTTTCGTTTATGTTTGaatattgttttaattCCTAAAGTGTTACAAAAGAGTGAGAAGTATTTATAGTCAAGCAAACACAACGGTGCGAaagtatgtatgtatataaggtatttatatttttttctttacgAGTGTAATCGATTTAAGCTTTGAAGACAATTGTTgtttatcataattttgatactcttccaaattttttattccttgAGGTAATatgattttctttttcctgatattttcttctttacccctaaaaaaatacatgaTATTATGAagcataaattttttgatatcgtttaaaaatgttttttttatataaaatatggatattgaaaataaaatgtttacTCTAAAATTCTGAGTTCTTCATTTGTTTGATTCATCTGATGGCATAAgtct
This window harbors:
- a CDS encoding lysine decarboxylase-like protein, putative, coding for MKVINESNNNILSPDGQIINDILKENFQCDKEGRLARILSEFSTVQDCLRNEGIFFTLVIFGSSRAVSYETYESNKIKYENQLKEFNEKEKDNIPLSDTEIKQYEQVKKDLDRLQKLKWSIKYYSQVSELSKKLTLFFETQEGQEVVRNMSSQLPKNHHIFKNKNFETEENGEIKESNKIHVAVCTGGGPGFMEAANKGSKEANGKSLGFSISLPFEKGANPYVDDKLSFKFHYFFTRKFWLVYLSLAFIIMPGGFGTLDELMEILTLKQCKRFKRHVPIILFGKHFWTSILNFDMLVEYGLVSKDDVDSLFITDSIEEAYECVINFLKNSNSTPPNEIKDSS
- a CDS encoding 50S ribosomal protein L10, putative, with the translated sequence MFSARVNVKYLIFSIFFLYFINQVCFPERSEKNNKTKTFFFLIARKVIKKNDSKLGRRNIIKLFLEKPDFTHIGKIGNNKKKIYNKFLLKSRKCNGYRNTRDGKEETVRKVKRILKVTKLLIQLNSFKLTPNLRMELLINMPRPHIRMHMVKNTLMELSVKNTQFEAITPHLTGSNTYFFIMNEDYISFSLYCNKLFSSIYKEYKTNNFIKMAIYENTILNKKETEDLINLKSYNVYFGHLANKINQIIATIPTSIMHIPSSIARGIYLHNKKKENM
- a CDS encoding ubiquitin carboxyl-terminal hydrolase 13, putative; its protein translation is MADTKNIISLISSTIKEPTIDDVIYLGECSITGHKDIFEDGVFIDLISFESFSLKNLKVNGTRTNNSATIDEHRFYLNIRKKKKVLENVEEKEIKNLSINAEGGFIDNKVYEYEYDYSVYDIKTNIYIKLSELDQNVISICNNIINHKNEIKKDNINKWVDEIKESKYSKNLIQLPNIKIKNENIECAVCKSKKNLWLNLSDGYIGCGRKIYNYGGGCLNNEEGAALKHFYETGKKYPLVVKIGTITKDGNADVFSYADDENDSVIDPYIATHLNNLGINIMNLEKTEITTLEKEIQENKNINFSSILDKGIEPICEQGKIGLRNLGNTCYMNCALQVLLSIKSISLKYINNLDNFLSTLDRNNKTHDDLFLQYSKLCYMAYQEDYIKNKKKYVKQFKQECQNKNIKINYDSDIDEENSVSIDPSMFRNCVNKKGNNPFCNNSQQDIYEYLSYIINELIDNENKIFDRLSNCTTNIITETNKRKHAEIDNAEKNSNPYFPFDADTISNIDKSIFNYFTFEIEQTIQSEIGNKSVSSFQNIILSLDIPVDSSVLKKLETEQNEPDKTTGTENIKISLMDCLKNYIKKDNINDYYSEIENKKVHAQKDMKFKSFSPYLFIHLKRFYADENWCAKKINIPIEAHDKINLEFMRAEKNNNVDTNTNTTCNNENSEQNILEKYKDVVDSLLDLGFEKDKIIESIKKVKIKNVNNCISYIYGEGSVELDTTQSSNKNTEVNQNNLDSIISMGISKEVAMASLLINKNDLQKSIDYIFSNMDILTENKCNAIINSNKCDDGLANYELVASIVHIGNNANSGHYICYIKDNSKWYVFNDNKVGLCNENLGKDTAYIHLYKRI